The Microbacterium sp. LKL04 sequence CCAGCTCCCCGCGGGCAGCGAGCGCGTCCTCAAGCCCTACCCGTACCTCCTCGTGGTCGTCGACGAGCTCGCCGACCTCATGATGGTCGCCCCCCGCGACGTCGAGGATTCGATCGTCCGCATCACGCAGCTCGCCCGTGCCTCCGGCATCCACCTCGTCCTCGCGACGCAGCGGCCCTCGGTCGACGTCGTCACCGGTCTCATCAAGGCCAATGTGCCGTCCCGTCTCGCCTTCGCCGTGACGAGCGTCACCGACTCCCGGGTCATCCTCGATCAGCCCGGTGCCGACCGACTCATCGGTCAGGGCGACGGTCTGTTCCTCCCGATGGGTGCGTCCAAGGCGGTCCGCGTGCAGGGCGCCTGGGTGGCCGAGAAGGAGATCGAGAAGGTCGTCAACCACGTCAAGAACCAGGCGCGACCCGAGTACCGCAAGGACGTCGAGGCGATCGTCGAGAAGAAGGAGATCGACGCCGACATCGGTGACGACCTCGAGCTCCTCCTGGCGGCCGCCGAGCAGATCATCACGACGCAGTTCGGCTCGACCTCGATGCTGCAGCGCAAGCTCCGCGTCGGGTTCGCCAAGGCCGGCCGGCTCATGGACCTGCTCGAGGCGCGCGAGATCGTCGGCCCGTCCGAGGGGTCGAAGGCTCGCGACGTGCTCGTGACGCCCGACGAACTCCCGGCCGTCCTGGCCCGCCTGCGAGGCGAGGAGCCGCCCGAGGACGCCGCGCCCGCCGCCGCCCCCGCTGCTGCCGCGCTCGCGACGGATCCCTACGGCCCCGACGCCGTCACGGAGCAGTTCGAGGGCTACGAGGTCGTCGAGTCCGAGGGTGATGAGGATGCCTGGGGTCTCACCGGTCGCGACTGACGTCGGCTGTGCGGCTCGGTAGGCTCGTCCCGTGACGATCCCCCGGCAGGTGCCCAACGCCATCACGATCGTGCGCATCCTGTGCGCACCTGTGTTCGTGTGGCTCCTCCTGGCCGACGGCGGCACGGACGGCGCCCTGCGGTGGTGGGCGGGCGCGCTCTTCATCGTCGCGATCGCCACCGACGGAATCGACGGCTACCTCGCCCGCCGCTACGAGATCGTGACCGATCTCGGCAAGCTGCTCGACCCCATCGCTGACAAGGTCCTCACGGGGTGCGCGTTCGTCGCCCTCTCGATCCTCGGCGAACTGCCCGCCTGGGTCGTGGTGCTGGTCCTCGTGCGCGAGCTCGGCATCACGATGCACCGTCTCGTGGTGGCCACGGACCACGTCGTCGCCGCGGCGTGGATGGGCAAGCTGAAGACCGTCGCCCAAGCCGTCGCACTGTCGCTCGCGCTGCTGCCGCTCTGGACGGTGGTGGGGGAGTGGATCCACGTGGTCAACACGGCCGCGATGACGATCGCCGTGCTGCTGACGGTGGCGAGCGGCGTCGA is a genomic window containing:
- the pgsA gene encoding CDP-diacylglycerol--glycerol-3-phosphate 3-phosphatidyltransferase, with product MTIPRQVPNAITIVRILCAPVFVWLLLADGGTDGALRWWAGALFIVAIATDGIDGYLARRYEIVTDLGKLLDPIADKVLTGCAFVALSILGELPAWVVVLVLVRELGITMHRLVVATDHVVAAAWMGKLKTVAQAVALSLALLPLWTVVGEWIHVVNTAAMTIAVLLTVASGVDYVVTAFRSRRVRSA